GCCGGCCCTGATAGACCCACTGGTCGACCCCGTTGTCGTCGGTGACCACGACCGGGGCCTCGTCGCGGTACTTCTCCGGGACGTGGCGCAGGAACATGTCCGGCGGTTCCACCACGTGGTCATCGATGCTCACCAGGACCAGGTCGTCGGTCTGCATGGGCACGGTCGTGCCCGCTGTCGCGGCTACGGTCATGTCCCCCAGTAGTACCGTCAGTTGACGTGACCGTCTCTGCGGAATCGGACAAGGTTTTCGCACGATCGGCCAATCACCCCGGCCGCGTGATCGACCTGCGCCGCGGCGGGAGCGCCATCGGGGGCAGCTACGTGTATCACGGCGACGGGTTGATCACCGGTTGGCACTCCCATGACGTGCACCAGATCGAGTACGCGATCGGCGGCGTGGTCGAGGTCGAGACGGCCACGGCGCACTACCTGCTGCCGCCGCAGCAGGCCGCCTGGATACCGGCCGGACTGCGCCACCAGGCCACCATGCGCCCGCACGTCACGACGCTGGCGGTGATGTTCGACCCGGCACTGGTCGCCGATCCGGGTGATCGCGCCCGCATCATCGCGGTGTCGCCGCTGATCCGGGAGATGATGCGCTATGCGCAGCGGTGGCCGATCGACCGGCCGTGCGGCGACGACGAATCCGACGTGTTCTTCCGCACGTTGGCCAATCTGGTGGTCGAGGCGCTCGAACACGAGGCGCCGTTGAGCCTGCCCACCAGCGATCACCCGGTGGTGGCGGCCGCAATGGCCTACACCAAGGCGCATCTCGACTCGGTGACCGCAGAACGGGTGTGCCGGGAAGTGGCGGTCTCCGAACGCACCCTGCGCCGGCTGTTCCAGGACACCATCGGAATGTCCTGGCGCACCTACCTCCTGCAGGCCCGAATGCTCAAGGCGATGGCGCTGCTGGCCGCTCCCGGTCACACGGTGCAGCAGACCGCGTCGGCGGTGGGATTCGACAGCCTGAGCTCGTTCACCCGCGCATTCAGCAACTTCTGCGGGGAGTCGCCCACCATCTATCGCAAACGCGTTACGGCCCAGCGCATTTGACGCGCGACTAGCCGTCGTCGGCGTTGGGATCGGAAACACCACCGTCCCGGTCGCGGAACAAGCCGTGCCTGAGCAGTTTGTTGACGCTGTCCTGCCAGCGCGCCAACTGAGCGGGTGCGGTGAGGGGCTCGGGCAGTTGACGGTCGATGTGGCTGCGCAGCATGAGCGTGCCGACCGCGAGCACCAGGGCGTTGATGGTGGCCCAGGTCAGATCCACGTCGTCACGCAGTTCGCCGTTCTCGCGCCGCTGATTCCACCGCTTGGCGCCGAACGCGGCCAGGGTGTCGAAGATCGTCGCCCCCATCGTGGTGTCCTCGATGAGCGACCGACCGAGGTAGTCGACGATGTCGGGGTGCTCGACGATGAGTCGGGTGATCCGCTCGCCGACCTCTGCCAGCGTGTCCGCGGGCGGCGCGGACACCGGCTTGGCGAAGAAGTCGAACAACACGCTCATCGCGTAGTCGTCGACGGCCTTGATGAGCCCGGCCTTCGTCGCGAAGTGGTGCTGCACCAACCCGAGCGAGACACCGGCGTCGGCGGCGACCGCACGCAGCGTCGTCGCGGAGGCACCACGCGTGGCCAGGCTCTTCAGTGCCGCCCGCCGGATGCGCGCGACCGACGACTCCTCCGCCGACTCGTCCGCCGCCCGCCCCTCATTCGAGACCACAGTCATAGCGCCGAGGGTAGGGAGATCACACAGTGCAGGGTAGTCAATACACATGTATTGTGTCTACAATACATGTGTATTGTCACTCCTCGCGACGACGGAAGGCCTGACTTGTGGACGAGAACCGTCGCGCCGCCGGGGTCACCGAGCTGCGTGAACCGACCGCGCCGGCGCGAGCCACCGGGGTTGATGAGGCTCCGCGGGGGGTGTGCACCTCCGATCCGGACCGATGGACGTCCGGCGCCGACGAAGGCGCCAAGGCACTGTGCCGGTCCTGCCCGATGCGCTGGGAATGCGCCCAGCGGGCATGCCTGACACCCAAAGCGGAAGGAATCTGGGCCGGGATCTACCTCGCCCCGGCGGGACGCGCCCGCCGTTTCGCGCTCAAGCAGCTGCAGTCACTGGCCGAGCAGAACGGTTATCCGGTGCGGCGCATGGGATAACGACGCGGGCCGTCACCCGGCCGGTGAGGTGCGCGAGGGGGGACTTGAACCCCCACGTCCGAAGACAATGGAACCTAAATCCATCGCGTCTGCCAAATTCCGCCACTCGCGCGCAAGCGATCCAAGATTAGCGCGGTACCGTTGAGGGGTGTCCACTACGCGGCGTAGGAGGCCGGCGCTCATCGCGTTGGTGAGCGTCGGCGCCGTCGGCTGCCTGGCCCTGGCGTGGTGGCAGTGGAACCGATTCGAGTCGGCATCGGGTGACTACCAGAACCTCGGCTACGCATTGCAGTGGCCGTTGTTCGCCGGCTTTCTCGTCTACGCCTACTTCAAGTTCGTGCGCTACGAGGCCGAGCCGCCGGACACGCAACGCCGCGACACCGTCACCGAACTACCTGACGACCTGCTACCGCAACGGCCGAGATCGGCGGTAGCCGCCGACGACGACGATCCCGCCCTGCGCGAGTACAACGCCTATCTCGCCGAGCTGGCCGAGAAGGACGCGGCGCGCGCGAAAGACGAGTGAGGAACGACCGAGATCATGACCGACACCACGGGTTGGCCCGTCGAGACCATCCGCAAGGCGTTGACCGGTTACCGCGTGATGGCGTGGGCGACCGGCATCTGGCTGATCGCGCTGTGCTACGAGATGGTGATGAAGTACGTGGTCGGCGTGGAGGGCCTGAACTGGATCGCGGTCGTCCACGGCTGGGTGTACTTCGTCTACCTGCTCGTCACGGCCAACCTCGCGGTCAAGGTGCGCTGGCCGATCCCCAAGACCATCGGTGTGCTGCTCGCGGGCACCATTCCCCTCGTCGGCATCATCGTCGAGCACGTGCAGACCCGGGACATCAAGGAACGCTTCGGCGTTTAACGCCCGGTGCCGGGTCTCAGCGCTCCGATCCGGCCGGTAGCGGGATCAGCGCGGCCAGCCCCGCCGCCACCGCGGCCATCGTCGCCGCGATCAGCAGCGCGACCCGCACCGCG
The window above is part of the Mycolicibacterium hassiacum DSM 44199 genome. Proteins encoded here:
- a CDS encoding AraC family transcriptional regulator, whose protein sequence is MTVSAESDKVFARSANHPGRVIDLRRGGSAIGGSYVYHGDGLITGWHSHDVHQIEYAIGGVVEVETATAHYLLPPQQAAWIPAGLRHQATMRPHVTTLAVMFDPALVADPGDRARIIAVSPLIREMMRYAQRWPIDRPCGDDESDVFFRTLANLVVEALEHEAPLSLPTSDHPVVAAAMAYTKAHLDSVTAERVCREVAVSERTLRRLFQDTIGMSWRTYLLQARMLKAMALLAAPGHTVQQTASAVGFDSLSSFTRAFSNFCGESPTIYRKRVTAQRI
- a CDS encoding DUF3817 domain-containing protein: MTDTTGWPVETIRKALTGYRVMAWATGIWLIALCYEMVMKYVVGVEGLNWIAVVHGWVYFVYLLVTANLAVKVRWPIPKTIGVLLAGTIPLVGIIVEHVQTRDIKERFGV
- a CDS encoding TetR/AcrR family transcriptional regulator, which translates into the protein MTVVSNEGRAADESAEESSVARIRRAALKSLATRGASATTLRAVAADAGVSLGLVQHHFATKAGLIKAVDDYAMSVLFDFFAKPVSAPPADTLAEVGERITRLIVEHPDIVDYLGRSLIEDTTMGATIFDTLAAFGAKRWNQRRENGELRDDVDLTWATINALVLAVGTLMLRSHIDRQLPEPLTAPAQLARWQDSVNKLLRHGLFRDRDGGVSDPNADDG
- a CDS encoding WhiB family transcriptional regulator translates to MREPTAPARATGVDEAPRGVCTSDPDRWTSGADEGAKALCRSCPMRWECAQRACLTPKAEGIWAGIYLAPAGRARRFALKQLQSLAEQNGYPVRRMG